The Geothrix sp. DNA segment CATGAGCGAGGCCTTCTTGCCGGCGAACTTGAGGCGGGCGAAGGCGTAGGCGGCCGTGGTGGAGAGCAGCACGGCCACGGCGGCCGACAGGGTGGCCACCTTCACGGAATTCCAGAGCCAGCGCAGCACCGGCAGGTCGGGGATGATCACGCGGCCATCGGCGTTGGTCACGGGCAGGCCCAGGGCGAAGCGCCAGTGCTCGAGGCTGATCTCCTTGGGAATCAGGCTCCCCGTGGCGAAGTTGCCGGGGCGGAACGAGATGGAGATGGTCACCAGCACCGGGAACAGCACCAGGGCGCAGAGGAAGATGAGGAAGGCGTGGGCGGCGATGACGCGCCAGCGCTGGGACTTGTCGATGACGATGGCCATGGCTCCTCCCTTCAGCGCTTCGTGTCTTCGGCGATCTTGGTCGACCGGATCTGGATGACGGAGATGGCGGCCACCATGAGGAAGACGACCGTGGAAATGGCCGCGCCCAGGCCGAACTTCTGACCCGAATCCTGGAAGGCCATGCGGTAGGTGTAGGACACGAGGATGTCCGTGGTGCCCGCGGGCACCGACGTGTTCAGGAAGTCCGGCAGACCGCCCGTGAGCAGGCTGATGAGCACGAAGTTGTTGAAGTTGAAGGCGAAGGAGGAGATGAGCAGGGGCGTCAGGGGCTTCAGGATCAGGGGCATGGTGATCTTGAAGAAGTTGGTGAGCGGTCCCGCGCCTGCCACCGCCGAGGCCTCGTAGAGGTCGTTGGGAATGGCCTTGATGAGGCCCATGCAGACCACCATCATGTAGGGGAAACCCAGCCAGGTATTGACGATGAGGATCATCGTCTTGGCCAGGAAGGGATCCGAGAACCAGGTGGGTTTCAGCCCGAAGAGGGTGCCCAGCACGAGGTTGATCTCGCCCGTGTTGTTGTTGAAGAGGCCCTTGAACACCAGGATGGAGATGAAGCCCGGGATGGCGTAGGGCAGGAAGAGCAGCAGCCGGTACACCGAGCGGAAGCGCAGGTTCTCCCAGTTCAGGAGCACCGCCAGCACCATGCCCAGGGCCGTGCAGAACACCACCGTGAGGGCCGAAAACACGAGGGTCCAGACGAAGATCCGCACGAAGGGTTCGCGCAGGGCGGCGTCCGTGAAGATCTCCACGTAGTGCTGCCAGCCGATGTCTACCTGGAAGCCGGGATCCACGGGGTCACCGCTGGCGGTCACGTAGAAGCCGGTCTTGAAGTCGGGGTTCAGGCGGCTCTGGTCCTGGTTGTTGGTGAGGCTGCCGTCCTTGTTCAGGGTGTAGAGGGAGCGGGCCGAGGCGAACTCCCGCAGCCCGGTCATGCGCACCTGGCCCCCGCTGGGCAGCATCACTGCGAGGCCCTTCAGGAACTCCTGGTGCTCGATGAGATCCTTCAGCGGCATCTCCTCGCCCGCCAGAGGCGCGGCCAGGGGTTCGGCCTTGAGGGTCCAGGCCTTGGGCGGGCCCAGAACGAAGGGCTCGGTCACCAGGGTGGCGCTGCCCCCTTCCGCATCCTCCAGGCGCAGGCGCCACCTCCCGCCCTCGGCATGGAGGGTGGAGGTGTAGGTGGGGCCTTCGGCGCGGTAGGTCTCCTCCAGCAGGTATTGGGTGGCGCGCTTGTAGGTAAGCAGGTTCTTGGAGCTGTAGTTGGTGAAGCCGATGCGCACTGTGTAGAGCATCGGGAAGACCACGAAGATCAGCGCCGCCCCGATGCCCGGGAAGAGGTAGCGGTAGGCGTAGGTCCTCGGCGAGGTGTAGATCCAGATGAACGCGGCCAAGGTCACCAGCATCACGCCGGCCAGCAGGCTTTCACCCGTGGCGTAGATGACGGTGATGAAGTACAGCCCCACCAGGCCCAGGAGGAGCATCAGGGCGGGCTGGAGGAAGCGCTTGAGGGCCTTGGGCATGGCGCGGTCCGGAACGAGGCGTGCGGGGCGGGCCGAGGCCCGCCCCGCATCGGGGTGGCGGCTACTTCAGGATCCGCTTGGCGGCGGCGTCCAGGGCTTCCTTGGGGGTCTGCCGGCCTTCGGTCATGTTGTTCAGGGCCGAGACCATGGCGGCCCAGAAGCGGCCCATCTGCGGGTTGTTGGGCATCACCACGCCATCCTTGGCGCTGGCCATGGAGACCTGGATGAAGGGATCGTTCTTCATCTTGGCGAAGACCGCCTTGTTGGCGGGGGCGCCGATGGCCACGTCGGCGTTCATGGTCTCGAGGCCCTTCTGGCTCAGCATGTGGTTCTCGATGAACTCGCGGGCGATGTCCACGTTGCCGGCGCCGGAGGCGGCCTTGGTGATCATGGCGCCCAGGTAGCCCACGAAGGGTGCGGCGGGCTTGCCGCCCACGCTGGGGATCTTGGCCACGCCGAAGTTGATCTTGGCCTTCTTGAGGTTGTCCCAGGCCCAGGGGCCGCTGATCATCATGGCGATCTTGCCCTGCGCCATGCCGGCTTCCATGTCGGCGTAGGTGGCGCCCTTGGGCATGACGCCCTCCTTCACCAGGCGGGTGAGCATCTCGGCGCCCACCAGGGCCCCGGCGTTGTTCACGCCCGTGTCCTTGGCGTCGTAGGTGCCGTCCGCCTTCATCTTGAAGGCGTAGCCGCCGTTGGCCGCCAGCATGGGCATGGTGAAGTAGGTGTTGGTGTAGTCCCAGAGGATGGCCTTCTTGCCCTGGGCGGCCAGCTTCTTGTCGAGGGCGAAGATCTCCTCGAAGGTCTTGGGTGGGGTCTTGACGAGGTTCTTGTTGTAGATGAGGGACACGGCCTCGATGGCCACGGGGTACGCCCAGATCTTGCCCTTGATGGTGAAGGCCTGCCAGGCGGTGGCATCGATGTCCTCCTTGATCTTCTTGCCGGGGGTCAGGGCGTTGATGACGCCGTTCTCGGCCCATTCGCCCACGCGGTCATGGGCCCACATCCAGATGTCGGGGCCCTTGCCCTCCTCGGCCGCCGCCTGGAACTTGCCGGGGGCGTCCTCGGGGTGCTCGACCACGACCTTGATGCCGGTCTTCTTGGCGAACTCGTCGCCCACCTTCTGGAGCCCGTTGTAGCCCTTGTCGCCGTTGATCCAGATGAGGAGCTTGCCCTTCTCGGCGGCCTGGGCCAGGGTCAGGGCGCCCGCGACGAGGATGGTGGCGGTGGTGGCCGCCAGTCTGCGGAGGGAGGTTGGATGGCTCACGGAAGTCTCCTTGGGAAGGCCGGAAGGGCCGGAGGGGATGGGGGTGCTAGATGAGGCGGGGCAGGGCCCGGTCGTCCGGGCCGAACAGGTGGCAGTGCTTGGCGGGGAACCGGAGGTGGGTGGCGTCGCCGGAGTGGAGCGGCGTTTCGGGCGGGGCCTTCACCGTGAGCTGGCCCTGGGCGCCGGGGGCCTGGACATAGAGGAAGACGGTGTCCCCCAGGTGCTCGGACACGAGCACCGTGGCCGCGACGGCGCCCTCGCCGCCTGTGGTATCTGCCAGGAGGCGCTCGGGCCGGATGCCGAGGGTGAGACCCGCGCCCTCGGCCAGGCCCCGGGCATCGACCTGGGCGGTGAGCAGGGTGCCGTCCTCAAGCCGGACCGTGGCCAGGGCCTCCGTGGCCGAGACCAGCTGGCAGGACAGGAAGTTCATCTTCGGCGAGCCGATGAAGCCCGCCACGAAGCGGTTGGCGGGGCGGCGGTAGAGGTCCAGCGGCGCGCCCACCTGCTCGATGCGGCCCTGGTTGAGCACCACGATGCGGCTGGCCAGGGTCATGGCCTCCACCTGGTCGTGGGTGACGTAGACCATGGTCGTGGCCAGGTCCTTGTGCAGCCGGGCCAGCTCCACGCGCATCTGCACGCGGAGGCCCGCGTCGAGGTTGGAGAGGGGCTCGTCGAAGAGGAAGACCCCGGGCTTGCGGACAATGGCCCTGCCGATCGCCACCCGCTGGCGCTGTCCCCCCGACAGCGCCTTGGGACGGCGATCGAGCAGGGATTCGATCTGGAGGATCTCGGCGGCCTTCTGGACCGCCTCCGTGATCTCCGTCTTCGAATGTCCGGCCAGCTTCAGACCGAAGGCCATGTTCTCGGCCACGGTCATGTGGGGATAGAGGGCATAGCTCTGGAACACCATGGCGATGCCGCGCTTGGAGGGCGGCACCTCGTTCATGGGCTGGCCGCCGATGGCCAGCTCGCCGCTGGTGATCTCCTCCAGCCCCGCAATGCAGCGCAGCAGCGTGGACTTGCCGCAGCCCGAGGGGCCCACGAACACGATGAACTCGCCATCCTCGATCTCGAGGTCGATCCCGTGGAGGATCTCCAAGTCGCCGAAGGACTTGCGCAGGGCTTTGAACTGGAGGTTGGCCATGGGGGAGTCCGGAGAGGTCAGGGGAGGTCGCCGTGGAGGGTGGTCTGGAAGCCGGTGCCCGCGAGGTAGAGCACCCGCACGCCGTAGGGTGGGATGCTGGCCGCGGTGTAGGCGTCGCCGGCCAGGGCCGTCACGCCCTTGAGGTCGCCCAGGATGGCCTGCACGGGTCCGCCCGAGGGCACGCCGTGGGCCGTAAGTCCGCTCACGACCACGGTCTGGGTGGCGGCGCCCAGGTTCGCCACCACCAGCACGCGCTCGGCGCCGGCGTCCCGCAGGTAGGCCAGGGCCTTGGTGGGACCGACATCGGTACCCAGAGTGGCGTAGCCACCCCGCAGCGCCGGATAGGTCTTCCGCGCCTGGATGAGGTACTTGCACCAGCTGAGGATGGAATCGGGCTGGCCGGTCTGGGCCGTGACGGCGGCCCAGTCCATGGGCTGGCGCAGGTTGAGGTCCGTGCCGGACTGGCCGGTCATCCCGACCTCGTTGCCGTAGTAGAGGATGGGCGTGCCGGGCGAGAGCAGGGTCAGGGCCTCGGCCAGGATGATCCTGGCCTTGCTGCCGCCGTACTGGGTGCCGGGCCGCGAGATGAGGTTGTCGTGGTTCGAGTCGAAGACGGCCGACCGGTACCCCGCGGGGTAGTGGCTCTGCTCGAATTCCCACAGGGAGGTCACCTGGGTGGCATCGCCCCGGGAGAGGGCGTTGGAGATGGCCCAGGGCGCGCTGAAGTCCAGGCACAGGTGAAACTCGTTGGTCCCGTTGCCGTAGTAGGGCGCCACGCCGGCGGCGTCGTTGGTCCAGGCCTCGGCGATCATGGCCTTGCTGGCGTGCTTCACCGGGTCGCCGCCCGGGTGGGGGTGCAGGTCCCCGCTGTCGTACTCGTCGAGCAGGCTGCGGAAGACCCGCAGCCGCGCGTGGGTGTCGGGCTGGTCCGCCTGCTGGCCGGGACCCGTCTCGCAGAGGTAGCGCACGGCATCCACCCGCATGCCGTCGAAGCCCCGATCCAGCCAGTAGGCTTGCACCTTCTGCATCTCCGCCTGCACCGCGGGATTGTAGAAGTTGAGGTCGGCCAGGGTGTCGGTGCTGAAGGAGGTGTAGAAGTAGCCGGAGGCGCCGGAGCGCCAGACGTCCTGCGGCGAGCCGCCGCCCCAGGGGAGGCCCCAGCCGGCGGGCTGGCCTGGGTTCCAGATGTACCAGCTGTCCCGGGTGGCCGCGTTGGTGAACCAGGGGTGCCTGGTGGAGGTGTGGTTGGGCACGAAGTCGAAGAGGATTCGCATGCCGCGGGCATGCACCGCGTCGATCAGGTTCTTCAGATCGGCCTTCGTGCCGAAGCGGTCGTTCACGGCGTAGTAGTCCGTCGTGTCGTACCCATGCATGTTCGTGCCCTTGTTGTCGCACTCGAAGATGGGCGACAGCCAGAGCGTGTTGACGCCCAGAGCCTGCAGGTAGTCCAGCTTGCCCTGGAGGCCGGGGAGGTCGCCGATGCCATCCGAATAGACGCCATCGGCGAAGGCCTTCACCCAGACGTGGTAGATCACGGCATCCCCGTACCAGCCGGGGGCGCTCTCCAGCTGCTGCCCGGGCCCGATGCTCGTCGTGTCCACGGGGTAGCGGCTGGCGTCCGAGCTGGGGCCATGGCACGCCAGCCCGGCCAGGAGCAGGGCGACGGTGGTCAGCGCGGGACGGAGCATCACGTCGATTTCCTTTCAGGACCAGCGAGGAAACGGCCCGTCCACCGGGACGGGCCGTTCCATCACTGCGGCATTACCACCAGGCTTCCACCTGGGCGCCGAAGGTCATGCCCTGGAGGGAGTTGCCGAACTGGCCTTCACCCACCTTGTTCCAGTTGTTGGCGTTCTTGTTCCAGTCCGCGCGGGTAGCGAAGAGGCGGATGACCGGGCGGCTCCAGAAGGAGGCCTGGGGGCTCCACTGCAGCGCGATGGTGTTCTTGAGGAGCTTCCGGGATTCGTCTTCGTTGTCGAACTTCAGCTTGTCCATGCCCACTTCGTAGGCGACGCTGAAGTGCTTGGTGAAGAAGTAGACGGGGCGGACGCCGGCGGAGATCCAGGTGTTGGTGCTGCCGGCCATGGAGTTCTTGCCGTTCTGCTTGCGGTACTGGACGGTGCCCTGCATCTCGAGGTTGGTCACGGGCTTGATGTAGAACACGTCCATGACGTGCCACCAGGTGTTCTCGGTCTTGACGTCGGGGTTGTACCAGTTCCAGTAGGTGGAGCCGTTGCCATAGGTGGCGTAGACGCGGTTGTCGCCGCCCATGACGCCGGCCTGGTTGAGGATCACGTTGAACTGGGTGCCCTTGTTGTCGTTGCCGCCGGCGCCGGTGACGGCCGTGCCGCTCTTGTTGCTGGCGTCGTTGTACTGGAGGCCGAGGGTCAGCGAACCGCCCGACCAGAGCTTGATGTCGGACACGCGCAGGTCATGCGAGGCGACGATGTTGTGGCCGCCGCCGCCCACCCACTGGCTGTAGGGATTGAGGGTGCCCCGGATGGAGCCGTTGTTCCAGTCGCTGCTCAGGTTGCCCGTGTCGTGCTGGATGTAGGCGTAGTGCATCTTCATGAAGCCGAAGTCGATGTTCTCGAGGCCCACGCCATCGCCGCTGTTGTTCCAGTACCACTGGTCGCGCATGTGGAGATCCTGGCGCATGTAGAAGCGCCGGCCAGCCCACAGGGAGGCATCCTTGAAGGCGCCGCTGTTGCCGAAGATGCCGGTGGCCTCGCCCCAGGCTTCGCGGATCCAGATCTGCTGGTTGGGGTTCGCAGCCTTGCTGTTGTCCACGTTGCCGCCCGCATCGGTGGAGGCATCGCGGACCTGGTAGTACTCGCGGAAGGCGGGGCGGAAGTGCAGTTTGAAGTTGGTGTTGCCCTTCTCGTAGGCCTTCACGTCCACGGCCAGCTCGAGGTAGTTGTCGGTCTCGTTGCCGAGGCGGTAGCCGGGGCCGCCGGTGGGGCTGCCACCGGTGTTGGCGAGGAAGAAGGACACCTGCTCGCCGCCGTTCGAGGAACGGCCGACGCCGGCGCGGGTGTAGCCGTGGATCTCGACGACGTCGTCGGCCACGAGGGTGCCGCAGACCAGCGCCAGGGGCAGCGCGGCCTTGATGAGGGAGAGAGACTTCATGGTCTTGCCTCCAGTGAGAGATGCCGCAGTGCGGCAGGTGAGTGGCTGAGAGCGGAGAAGGATCGGCGCATGGGGTCAGACCAGGCGGCCGAAGAACCCTCCCCAGGGGGGGAGCTGGATGTCCCGGCCTTCCCAGGGGCAGGGCGCGAGGCCGTGTCCTTCGAGGCAGAGGGCCGCAGCCGGGAGGGTGTACCGGACGGGCTCGGGACTGAGGTTGAAGACGGCCAGGATCCGATCCGGACCCAGGTCGCGCCGGAGGGCCAGGATCGGCTCGGGCGTGGCATAGAAGTGGATGCTGCCGCGCCAGAGCGGAGCCAAGTCCTTCCGCCAGGCGAGGAACTGGCGGTAGAAGCCCAGAACCGACTGCGCGTCGCCGTCCTGGGAGGCCACGGAGCGGTCCAGGTGGTCCGGCGACATGGGGAGCCAGGGCTCCACGGTGGAGAAGCCGCCGCGGGGCCGCTCGGCGGTCCAGGGCATGGGCGTGCGGCAGCCGTCGCGCCCCTTGTAGTCGGGCCAGAAGGCGATGCCGTAGGGATCGATGAGGCGGTCGAAGGGCACCTCGCCCTCGGGCAGGCCCAGCTCCTCGCCCTGGTAGATGCAGAAGCTGCCCCGGAGGGAGCCCAGCACCGCCACCAGCAGCTTGGCCAGGCCGGCATCGTCCACGCCCCTGCCCCAGCGGGTGACCACCCGGACGTTGTCGTGGTTGGAGAGGGACCAGCAGCCCCAGCCCCCGCCGCGGCGGATGCGCTTCTCGTACTCCTGCACCACGGAGCGGATGCGCTCGGCGCTGAACTCCTCCGTGAAGAGGCTGAAGCCGTAGGCCATGTGCAGCTTGTCGCCGTCAGCGGTGTACTCGGCCATGGTGGCCAGGGCGCCCTCGTCGCCCACCTCGCCCACGCTCATGGCGCCGTACTCGTTCATGAGGCTGCGCAGGCGCTTCAGGAAGGGCAGGTTCTCCGGGCGGCTCTTGTCGAAGCGGTGGATCTGGCAGCCGTAGGGATTGCCCTCGCGGACGGACGTCAGCTCCACCTTGCCGGGCTTGGCGGGCGGGTTGTTCCGGAGCTTCCTGTCGTGGAAGTGGAAGTTGCAGGCGTCGAAGCGGAAGCCATCCACGCCGCGCTCCATCCAGAAGCGGACCTCGTCGAGCATCTCGGCCTGCACCGGCTCGTGGTGGAAGTTCAGGTCGGGCTGGGACTCCAGGAAGTTGTGCAGGTAGTACTGGCGGCGGCGAGGCTCCCAGGACCAGGCGGAACCGCCGAACACGGACTGCCAATTGTTGGGCGGCGTGCCATCCGGCCGCGCTTCGGCCCAGACATACCAGTCGGCCTTGGGATTGGTGCGGCTGGTCCGGCTCTCCTTGAACCAGGCATGCTGGTCCGAGGAATGGGACAGCACCTGGTCGATGAGCACCTTCAGGCCCAGGCGGTGGGCCTCGGCCACCAGGCAATCGAAATCCGCCAGGGTGCCGAAGGTGGGGTCCACGTCCCGGTAATTCGACACGTCGTAGCCGAAGTCCTTCATGGGCGAGGTGAAGAAGGGTGAGATCCAGATGGCGTCCACGCCCAGCTCGGCCACGTAGGGCAGGTGGGCCGTGATGCCCGGCAGGTCGCCCACGCCGTCGCCGTTGGTGTCCTGGAAGCTGCGGGGATAGATCTGATAGATCGAGGCGCCGCGCCACCACTCGGCCGAGGTCCGGGGGTCGTGAGCCTCGGGAGAGGGCGCGGTCACGATTCCTTTGGGGGTGGGGAGAAGCGACATGGGGGGGACATCCAGGAGGGGGTGCGGAGGCGGGACGGGGCCGGGTGGGCAGGGTCTGGAATCATCTTTGTAACCGGTTACACGACGGAGACCAGGAAAGCGCGCCTGCCTTGGTTGGGGAGTAGTTGGAGGGGGGCAGGGGGTCGTATGGCGGACAAAATGTAAACGGTTACAAGAAGGTCGCAGGTATGGTCAACCGGCGTCACGGGTCTGTCAAGCGGGTAATTCCGGGGTCCGGAGACTTTTTGTCCGAGGGCACCAAACCCCTGGTTTCTGGCGGTCTCCGGCCTAAGCCCACTGCGCTCACGGCTTGTCCCGAGCACCCGAGCCGGGGGGTCCAGTGGACGCCCGGAGCGGGACCGGGGACCATGGAAGTCACATTGGTCCCCGCCCAGGCTGGATGCCTGTGCCTGAGTCCTTCTGCTGTCCTGTCGTGGTGAGGTTCCGTGCCTGCAAGCGCTGACAATCTGATCCTGGTCGCCGACGTGGGCGGCACCAACCTCAACCTGGCCCTCCTGGCCCCGGAGGGCGGCCGCTACCGCCTGCTGCGCAAGACCCGCTTCCGCACCCAGGAGGAGGCCTCGCTCCTCGAACCCGTCCAGCGCTTCCTGGGCGGGGATCCCGCCCTCCGGCCCGCCCGGGCCTCCTTCTGTGGTGCCGGTCCGGTCCTGGACCGCCGCATCCACCTGACCAACGCACCCTGGGACATCGATGCCAACGCCCTGGAGCGCAGCCTCGGCGTGCCCGTCCACCTGGTCAACGACTTCACCGCCCTGTCCTGCGGGGTGCTCCAGCTCGACCTGGGGGATCCCCGCCAGGTGACGCCCCTCGCCCACGGCGACGGCAGCCGGCCCGCCGCGGATCCCCAGGGCCTGGCCCTGGTGGTGGGGGCCGGCACGGGGCTCGGCGTGGGTTTCGTGGTGCGTACGCCCCAGGGCGCCCGGGCCTTCCCCAGCGAGGGCGGCCACATCGGCCTGCCCGTCTTCGACGAGGACTCGCTGGCCCTCTGGCGACACCTGCAGCAGGGCCTGCCCGGCCCTCCGGGCGCGGAGATGGCGGTCTCGGGCGTGGGGCTCGCCCACCTCTTCCGCTTCCTGCTGGACTCCAAGCGTGTGCCCTGGACGCCGGCCGCCACCGCGATCCTGGCCCTGGCGGCCCCCGACCAGCCCGCGGCCATCTCGGCCCTGGCGACCTCCGATCCTGCCTGCGCCCGCGCCATGGCGCTGTTCGTGGACCTCTACGCGCGGGTCTGCGCCGAGCTCTGCGCCGTGTTCCTGCCCACGGGGGGACTCTTCCTCGCAGGCGGCATCGCCGCCAAGAACGCCCCGCACTTCGTGGAGGACCCGCGCTTCATGGCCCGCTTCGAACGCAACTACCGGGCGCACCTGGATCTCCTCACCCGCGCCACGCCCGTGTTCCTGGTCCACGACTACGACCTCAGCCTCTACGGCGCGGCCCACGCACCGGATTGCGCCACCTGACGCGAAATCGTCGCCCGGGCGGCAACGTCGCATTGACAGTTCCGGAAGCCGAACGGTATTCATGGGGAGTCGCTTTCTTCCTTCCGTTTCCCAACCCCTGCGGCCCCCCATGAAGATCACCATCGGCGAGATCGCCCGCCAGTCCGGCGTTTCGACCGGGACCGTGAGCCGTGTCATCAACGGCAAGCCCACGGTGGCGGTGGATACGCGGGCCACGGTGCTGGCCGTGATGAAGAAGCTGGGCTACGAACCCGACCCCGTGGCGCGGGAGCTGTCGCGGCGCACCAAGCACACCCTGGGCATCTGGGTGGGCGCGGGCGAGAACCGCCTGTCGCCCTACTTCAACGTCATCTGGCGGGCCCTGCTGCGCGAGATGCAGAGCCACGCCACCCAGTTCGTGGAGCTGCCGGTGGACATCACGCCGGTGCGGCGGCGCATGGACGCGGTGCTCATGTTCCACTGCGCCGACATCGACCAGCGCCTGGCCACCCTGTGGCGGCGCGGTGTGCCCGGCGCCCTCATCGGGCATCACCCCGGCGTGTCCTGCGTGGCGCCCGATGACATCGGCGGCGGCCGGCTGGCCGCGGCGAAGCTCCTCTCCCTGGGCCACCGGGACCTGCTGCACCTCACCGTGGCCGACGAGCACCAGTGGGCCGTGGACCGCGCGGCGGGCTTCACCGCCTCCCTGGCCGAGAACGTCGGGGGCTCCCTGGCCCCGGTCATCCTGCGGGGTGGCGGCTCGGTGCTGGGTGGTTACCGCCTCATGCGCGACGCCTGGCAGCGGGGCCACCGGCCCACGGGGATCTTCTGCGCCACGGACGAAATGGCCGTGGGGGCCCTGGGCGCCCTGGCGGATCTCGGCGTGGCCGTGCCCACCCAGGTGTCCGTGCTGGGCTTCGACGGGCTGGTGGACCTCTACCCGGGCCTGGCCTCCGTGGCCCAGGACATCCCCGCCATCGCCCACGAGGCCGTCACCCTCGCCCTGGGCGCCATCGATCGCGATGCCGTGCGGCACACCATCGTCCCGGTGAAGATCCTGGAGGGCGCCACCCTGGGCCCCGCGCCCCGGAAGGGCTGACATGGCCGACGCCCCCGAGATCCTCTGGCTGCCCGACGTGGAGGAGCACGACTACCCCGCGGCGGAGTCCTACCTGGGCCTGATCTATCCGGAAGGCCAGGCCGCGGATCTGGTGGCGCGCCTGCGGACGGCCCCCCTGGTCCGGTTCAAGGCCAAGGACATCTTCCGGGCCTCGGGCTTGTCCTCGCTGGGCGTCAGCAACGCGCGGGTGGAGAAGGACCGGAAGAAGATCGAGAAGGGCACCCCCCTCTCGCCCCTCCTGTTGGTGCGGGATACGGCGAACGGCAAGGTGGTCGTCGCCGATGGCTATCACCGCCTGTGCGCCATCTACGGCTTCGATGAGGGCGCCTGGATTCCCTGCAAGATCGTCTGAGACGCGGCTCCCACCCCCAAGGAACGCCATGCACACCCTCCTCCGACCGGTCCTGATCCTCGTGGCCCTCCTGGCCCCCCGCGCAGCGATCGCCGAGGAGCAGCCACCGGCGCCGGCCGGGTTCAGCTGGGTCAAGGCCAAGCCCATGAAGGGCGTGTTCCTCCTGCCGGAGGGCTGGCATTTCCTCGAAGAGCAGAAGGGCGACATCTCGGCCTGCTTCATCACCAAGGAGAAGATCACGCCGCCCGGCGGAGCCTTCCACACGGGGGTGAGCATCAACCTGATCCGGGGCCTGCCCCAGAAGGCCAAGCTGCTGTCCTCCCAGTACGCCCAGCGCTACCTCCAGGTCGTGGCGGCCAAATACAAGCCCATCAAGACGGTGAGCCGCAAGCTGGGGCCCTTCGATCACTTCGGCATCGAGTTCATCAGTACGGATCCCGCCGCTCCACCCATCCACATGTGGCACATCCTCATCGCCAATGACAGAACGGGCAGCGTGTACATGGCGGTGGTGGAGTCGCCGGAGGCGGAATGGGCAGAGAATTGGCCGATTCTCGAGAAGATCAGCGCCATGATGGGCGTGGATGACGAGGCGTAGGGCCCATGACGACCACCCGCAATCCCTACCAGATCAAACCCAAGGAACAGCTGGTCCGCGAGGAGCAGAAGCTCATCCAGATCCGGGACGACTCGGTGCGGCCCCCCTCCTCCATCGGCGTGGATTCGTTCCAGGCGACGCTCTTCGGGGCCCCGGCGCTGCAGCCCTCCAAGGCCTCCGCTTCGGATGGGGACGGCGCCTTCTTCTCGGGCCGGCTCGTGGTGATCCTGATCCTCCTGCTCCCGCTGGCCCTGGCCCTCAAGCTGACCTGTTCCCGCTGAGGCCGCCGGATGACGACCCGGGGGTTGTTATAGACTGGGACCATCCCCACACCCGCCCGGCAGGCCCACCTTCACCGTGGCAGCCACCCCGGCCCACGATGAGGTTCCCATGGTCCTTCGACGCTGCCGCGCGGCCTGGCTTCCCGCCTGCCTGAGCGCCCTCTGCCTGCAAGCCCAGACGACACCGGCGCCCCAGGCCCCCCCCGCCGCCGT contains these protein-coding regions:
- a CDS encoding alpha-glucosidase; protein product: MSLLPTPKGIVTAPSPEAHDPRTSAEWWRGASIYQIYPRSFQDTNGDGVGDLPGITAHLPYVAELGVDAIWISPFFTSPMKDFGYDVSNYRDVDPTFGTLADFDCLVAEAHRLGLKVLIDQVLSHSSDQHAWFKESRTSRTNPKADWYVWAEARPDGTPPNNWQSVFGGSAWSWEPRRRQYYLHNFLESQPDLNFHHEPVQAEMLDEVRFWMERGVDGFRFDACNFHFHDRKLRNNPPAKPGKVELTSVREGNPYGCQIHRFDKSRPENLPFLKRLRSLMNEYGAMSVGEVGDEGALATMAEYTADGDKLHMAYGFSLFTEEFSAERIRSVVQEYEKRIRRGGGWGCWSLSNHDNVRVVTRWGRGVDDAGLAKLLVAVLGSLRGSFCIYQGEELGLPEGEVPFDRLIDPYGIAFWPDYKGRDGCRTPMPWTAERPRGGFSTVEPWLPMSPDHLDRSVASQDGDAQSVLGFYRQFLAWRKDLAPLWRGSIHFYATPEPILALRRDLGPDRILAVFNLSPEPVRYTLPAAALCLEGHGLAPCPWEGRDIQLPPWGGFFGRLV
- a CDS encoding glucokinase produces the protein MPASADNLILVADVGGTNLNLALLAPEGGRYRLLRKTRFRTQEEASLLEPVQRFLGGDPALRPARASFCGAGPVLDRRIHLTNAPWDIDANALERSLGVPVHLVNDFTALSCGVLQLDLGDPRQVTPLAHGDGSRPAADPQGLALVVGAGTGLGVGFVVRTPQGARAFPSEGGHIGLPVFDEDSLALWRHLQQGLPGPPGAEMAVSGVGLAHLFRFLLDSKRVPWTPAATAILALAAPDQPAAISALATSDPACARAMALFVDLYARVCAELCAVFLPTGGLFLAGGIAAKNAPHFVEDPRFMARFERNYRAHLDLLTRATPVFLVHDYDLSLYGAAHAPDCAT
- a CDS encoding LacI family DNA-binding transcriptional regulator, encoding MKITIGEIARQSGVSTGTVSRVINGKPTVAVDTRATVLAVMKKLGYEPDPVARELSRRTKHTLGIWVGAGENRLSPYFNVIWRALLREMQSHATQFVELPVDITPVRRRMDAVLMFHCADIDQRLATLWRRGVPGALIGHHPGVSCVAPDDIGGGRLAAAKLLSLGHRDLLHLTVADEHQWAVDRAAGFTASLAENVGGSLAPVILRGGGSVLGGYRLMRDAWQRGHRPTGIFCATDEMAVGALGALADLGVAVPTQVSVLGFDGLVDLYPGLASVAQDIPAIAHEAVTLALGAIDRDAVRHTIVPVKILEGATLGPAPRKG